The following are encoded together in the uncultured Sphaerochaeta sp. genome:
- a CDS encoding ATP-binding cassette domain-containing protein — MGKTTIHVSSLRFQYPQATLPLFEHIDLTFAVGWTAILGANGAGKSTLLQLASGVLKPEKGTVIRPDHTIYVAQRTDDAPPNFETFAGAYDREACRLHGLLEIDRDWFYRWGTLSHGERKRAQIGCALYEEPEAITIDEPTNHLDEDAIRMVGDALESFKGIGILVSHDRSLCDRLCINTVIVHAPYVRVLHCIPSVALQESSRISESSQQTLQNARKQVARITTELKRRSQIASVQDSRKSKRNIDAKDHDAKAKIDGARLSGADGKAGRLKAQMETRAVHLHSSLQEIQGGLAEANKLDLQGPVSGITIGSNPLKRDLIVRIPPGNLPLGPERKLFFDLLEIGPLDRVAITGKNGSGKSTFMQYLRSLISAQGIPVAYVPQEQELSACEQALQDLHAMDPTTKGRVLSSLTRLGSDPALIRSSVLASPGEAKKILLSLLFEEPISVLLLDEPTNHLDLPARMALEKALRGWTGALICISHDTAFLHEVCTTRWHIEAEREDLLRLQASSLDSEKE; from the coding sequence ATGGGCAAGACAACGATTCATGTATCATCATTGCGATTTCAATATCCACAAGCAACACTACCTCTTTTTGAGCACATCGATCTGACCTTTGCAGTCGGCTGGACCGCAATTCTTGGAGCAAATGGGGCCGGTAAAAGTACCCTGCTGCAACTTGCAAGCGGGGTTCTGAAACCAGAGAAAGGAACAGTTATCCGTCCCGACCATACAATATATGTAGCACAGAGGACCGATGATGCTCCTCCAAACTTCGAGACCTTTGCTGGAGCCTATGACAGGGAAGCCTGCAGGCTCCATGGTCTGTTGGAGATTGATCGAGACTGGTTCTATCGCTGGGGAACGCTGAGCCATGGAGAGAGGAAACGTGCCCAGATCGGCTGTGCCCTCTACGAGGAGCCGGAAGCCATTACCATTGATGAGCCAACCAACCATCTTGACGAGGATGCAATCAGGATGGTTGGTGATGCTCTGGAAAGCTTCAAGGGCATCGGGATCCTGGTCAGCCATGACCGTTCTCTCTGCGACAGGCTCTGCATTAATACGGTCATTGTCCATGCTCCCTATGTCAGGGTACTGCACTGTATACCCTCAGTTGCATTACAGGAGTCAAGCAGGATTTCGGAATCCTCACAACAAACACTCCAAAACGCGCGGAAGCAGGTAGCACGAATCACTACAGAGCTGAAGCGAAGAAGTCAAATAGCCAGCGTTCAGGACAGCAGAAAATCAAAACGGAATATCGATGCCAAGGATCATGATGCAAAAGCAAAGATTGATGGGGCTCGGCTTTCCGGTGCAGACGGGAAAGCAGGTAGGCTGAAAGCTCAGATGGAAACAAGGGCAGTGCACCTACACTCCTCGCTGCAGGAAATCCAGGGTGGTCTTGCCGAGGCCAACAAGTTGGACCTGCAGGGTCCCGTCTCGGGTATTACCATCGGGAGCAATCCCTTGAAGCGAGACCTGATCGTCCGTATTCCTCCGGGCAATTTGCCCTTGGGCCCTGAGAGAAAGCTCTTCTTTGATTTGCTAGAGATTGGTCCTTTGGACCGTGTTGCCATCACGGGGAAGAATGGAAGTGGCAAGTCCACCTTCATGCAGTATCTACGCTCCTTGATCTCAGCACAGGGAATTCCAGTAGCCTATGTTCCTCAAGAACAAGAACTTTCTGCATGCGAACAAGCCTTGCAGGATCTGCATGCCATGGACCCTACAACCAAAGGACGTGTTCTCTCCAGCCTTACAAGACTTGGAAGCGATCCTGCGCTTATTCGTTCCTCGGTTCTGGCGAGTCCTGGAGAGGCGAAGAAAATTCTGCTCAGTCTACTTTTCGAGGAACCTATCTCAGTGCTTTTACTTGATGAGCCAACGAACCATCTTGATCTTCCTGCCCGAATGGCTTTGGAAAAGGCCCTCAGAGGGTGGACAGGGGCTCTGATATGCATCAGTCATGATACGGCATTCCTTCATGAGGTATGTACAACACGATGGCATATAGAGGCAGAGAGAGAGGACTTGCTCAGATTACAAGCTTCTTCGTTGGATAGTGAAAAAGAATGA
- a CDS encoding alanine--tRNA ligase: MKNQLTANELRQKFIDFFVSKDHAQISGASLIPENDPTVLFTTAGMHPLVPYIMGSEHPAGTRLTDYQKCIRTGDIEAVGDPHHLTFFEMLGNWSLGDYFKKEAIAFSYEFLTEVLGIDPSLLSVTVFAGDDEVPRDEAAAAAWEGYGIPRERIYYLGREDNWWGPAGETGPCGPDSEMFIDTGRESCGPDCRPGCSCGKYFEIWNDVFMGYKKNSDGTYSEMERKCVDTGMGIERTIAILQGKKSVYETEVFTPIIAGIEKLSGKHYGDDEETDTSVRIVADHIRTSVFILGDQRGVAPSNVGQGYILRRLIRRAVRHAHKLGIEGSFLGELALIVLDLYKRPYPEILENKEFILKELAQEEAKFSETLAKGEREFEKMLPNLLKGKNREISGRTAFKLYDTYGYPIELTKELAAEHGFTVDEAGFNAAFEKHQEISRSGADKQFKGGLADHSEKTTALHTATHLLHKSLRTVLGEHVGQKGSNITTERLRFDFTHPSAMSKEEIQQVEDMVNEQIKRNLPVTCETMSVEEAKAQGAIAFFDSKYGEQVKVYSVGDFSKEVCGGPHVESTGSMGHFKILKEQSSSAGVRRIKAVLQ; this comes from the coding sequence ATGAAAAACCAGCTCACCGCCAACGAATTACGGCAAAAATTCATTGATTTCTTTGTGTCCAAGGATCATGCCCAGATCAGTGGTGCTTCCTTGATTCCCGAGAACGACCCAACGGTCCTGTTTACCACTGCCGGTATGCACCCCTTGGTACCCTATATCATGGGAAGCGAACACCCGGCAGGTACCCGCCTTACCGATTACCAGAAGTGTATCCGAACCGGAGATATTGAAGCGGTAGGGGACCCACACCATCTTACCTTCTTTGAAATGCTGGGTAACTGGTCCTTGGGGGATTACTTCAAGAAAGAGGCGATAGCCTTCAGTTATGAGTTCCTCACAGAGGTACTTGGCATAGATCCTTCCCTCTTATCTGTAACTGTTTTTGCAGGAGATGATGAGGTTCCCCGTGATGAGGCTGCTGCCGCTGCTTGGGAAGGATATGGAATTCCACGAGAACGGATCTATTATCTTGGAAGAGAGGATAACTGGTGGGGGCCGGCTGGAGAAACCGGTCCATGTGGTCCGGACAGCGAGATGTTCATCGATACCGGTAGAGAATCCTGTGGTCCTGATTGTCGTCCAGGTTGCTCTTGTGGCAAGTACTTTGAGATCTGGAATGATGTCTTCATGGGGTACAAGAAGAACAGTGACGGTACCTATAGTGAGATGGAAAGAAAGTGCGTTGATACAGGAATGGGAATCGAGCGTACCATTGCAATCCTTCAGGGTAAGAAATCTGTCTATGAGACAGAGGTATTCACCCCAATCATTGCAGGAATCGAGAAACTTTCTGGAAAACACTATGGTGATGATGAGGAGACTGATACCTCAGTACGTATTGTAGCGGATCATATTCGTACCAGTGTGTTCATTCTAGGAGACCAGAGAGGGGTAGCACCCTCCAACGTGGGCCAAGGTTACATCCTGCGTCGTCTGATCAGAAGGGCTGTGCGGCATGCTCATAAGTTGGGAATTGAAGGATCCTTCCTGGGGGAGCTTGCACTCATCGTTCTTGACCTCTACAAGAGGCCCTACCCAGAGATTCTGGAGAACAAGGAGTTTATCCTGAAGGAGCTGGCTCAGGAAGAGGCAAAGTTCTCCGAGACCCTGGCGAAGGGTGAGCGGGAGTTTGAGAAAATGCTTCCCAACCTGCTCAAGGGAAAGAACAGGGAGATCAGCGGAAGGACCGCCTTCAAGCTCTATGATACTTACGGTTATCCCATCGAGCTTACCAAGGAATTGGCTGCAGAGCATGGTTTCACCGTTGATGAGGCTGGCTTCAATGCTGCATTTGAGAAACACCAGGAAATCAGTCGAAGTGGTGCAGACAAGCAGTTCAAGGGGGGGCTTGCCGACCATAGCGAGAAAACCACTGCGCTGCATACAGCAACCCACCTGTTACATAAGTCATTAAGAACGGTGCTTGGCGAGCATGTGGGCCAGAAGGGCTCTAACATTACAACTGAGCGACTCCGCTTTGACTTCACGCATCCCTCTGCCATGAGCAAGGAAGAGATACAACAGGTCGAGGACATGGTCAACGAGCAGATCAAGCGTAATCTACCGGTAACCTGTGAGACCATGAGTGTTGAGGAAGCAAAGGCACAAGGTGCCATCGCGTTCTTTGACAGCAAGTACGGCGAGCAGGTGAAAGTCTACTCAGTCGGGGATTTTTCCAAGGAGGTCTGTGGAGGCCCTCACGTGGAGAGTACCGGGAGTATGGGTCATTTCAAGATACTCAAGGAGCAATCTTCCTCGGCAGGGGTGAGAAGAATCAAGGCTGTTCTCCAATAG
- a CDS encoding flavodoxin domain-containing protein, which produces MKRLVKNNVSWIGKIDWELQKFHGDDYSVNHGSSQNAYLIEEEKTVLIDTIWKPYDKQFRENLEKEINLEKLDFIVVNHGEVDHSGALPYLMEKVPNLPIYCTANAVKSLVGQYHHPEWNYQVVKTGDSLDIGNGKQLVFVEMRMLHWPDSMATYLSGDNILFSNDAFGQHYAVEELFNDKADQCLLWNEAMKYYANILNPFSPLVARKIEEIVALNLPIDIIAPSHGAIWRDNPMQIVNAYAAWADSYQENQITIVYDTMWDGTKQLAHALAGEIQALDGDTVVKVFSISQTDKNDIMTEVFKSKAIALGSPTVGKSILSSVGGWLHFLSELQFKKKQAAVFGCYGWSGEGVGILREELSKAGFSVVEPKMKVNWNPTEEHLSGMRDIAEALCR; this is translated from the coding sequence ATGAAGCGACTGGTAAAAAACAATGTCTCTTGGATTGGAAAGATTGATTGGGAGTTGCAGAAATTCCATGGTGATGATTATTCAGTAAATCATGGATCCAGCCAGAACGCATACCTCATTGAAGAGGAGAAGACCGTTCTTATCGATACCATCTGGAAACCCTACGACAAACAGTTCCGTGAGAATCTTGAAAAGGAGATCAACCTGGAAAAGCTTGACTTCATTGTTGTCAATCATGGGGAAGTTGATCATAGTGGAGCGCTTCCGTATCTCATGGAAAAAGTACCCAACCTCCCGATTTACTGTACAGCCAATGCAGTCAAGTCCCTTGTAGGCCAATACCACCACCCTGAGTGGAATTACCAAGTGGTAAAAACAGGCGACAGCCTGGATATCGGTAACGGAAAGCAGTTGGTATTTGTTGAGATGAGAATGTTGCATTGGCCTGACAGCATGGCTACCTATCTGAGTGGTGATAATATTCTCTTCTCGAATGACGCCTTCGGGCAGCACTATGCGGTTGAGGAACTTTTCAATGACAAGGCTGACCAGTGTCTGCTTTGGAATGAGGCGATGAAGTATTATGCGAATATCCTCAATCCTTTCTCCCCGCTGGTAGCGCGGAAGATTGAAGAGATTGTGGCACTGAACCTTCCTATCGATATCATAGCACCGAGCCATGGCGCCATCTGGCGCGATAACCCGATGCAAATTGTCAATGCATATGCTGCTTGGGCTGACTCCTATCAGGAGAACCAGATTACCATTGTCTATGACACTATGTGGGATGGTACGAAGCAGCTAGCTCATGCCCTAGCTGGAGAAATCCAAGCTCTTGATGGAGATACCGTAGTGAAAGTGTTCAGTATCAGCCAGACAGACAAGAATGATATCATGACTGAGGTGTTTAAATCGAAGGCGATAGCATTGGGTTCTCCCACCGTCGGTAAGTCGATACTCTCTTCAGTCGGTGGCTGGCTCCACTTCCTCTCTGAGTTGCAGTTCAAGAAAAAGCAGGCTGCGGTGTTTGGTTGTTATGGCTGGAGCGGGGAAGGGGTAGGTATCCTGCGTGAGGAACTTTCAAAGGCAGGTTTCTCTGTAGTGGAACCTAAGATGAAGGTCAATTGGAACCCAACTGAAGAACACCTTTCAGGGATGAGGGATATCGCTGAAGCTCTCTGTAGGTAA
- a CDS encoding OPT/YSL family transporter, with protein sequence MNRHLTLRGALIALVGLLVITASSMYVALRMGALPWPTIFVTVVSLAALKRAKGSTLQEINVTHTIMSSGAMVAGGLAFTLPGLWMIDPDANFSTISLIILTVVGAILGTLFSALYRKKLIIDEALPYPMGIASYNTLQAGSKGGAGAKTLFASMGGSVLFTILRDGFGKIPALLTLFKGSAMIPAFSIWVSPMAMGIGAIIGPLFALLWFGGAIFGYYILTPLGIQGGLFASMAEADVFRSNLGIGLMIGTGLGVFFKAVGSKLLAQKKLEDKPKTAFNRTTLVVALVLLFSVVLLSIGTELGLIESLVLMAGIYLATYLSGMLTGQTGINPMEIFGILVLLVIQLIANPSLIASFSIAAVVAVACGLTGDVMNDLKSGYLLKTDPKQQILGEGIGGVIGAVLSVFVLLIMKASFGGFGTAELPAPQAAAVSAMVGGLGHIPAFLIGLGIGLVLYLANIPSATLGLGVYLPIYISSIMGLGALISGGLKVALKKRTEAAKLQDKTGLVASGLLGGEGITGVAIAILSMLK encoded by the coding sequence ATGAATAGACATCTTACCCTTCGTGGTGCCCTTATTGCTCTTGTCGGGTTACTGGTGATTACCGCCAGTTCCATGTATGTAGCGCTCAGAATGGGAGCTCTGCCCTGGCCGACCATCTTTGTAACGGTAGTCAGTCTGGCTGCCTTGAAAAGGGCGAAAGGTTCCACACTCCAGGAAATCAATGTAACCCATACCATCATGAGTTCAGGGGCGATGGTTGCAGGGGGCTTGGCTTTTACCCTCCCAGGGCTCTGGATGATCGACCCAGACGCAAATTTTTCTACGATCAGCCTTATCATTTTAACGGTGGTTGGTGCTATTCTAGGAACCTTGTTCTCTGCACTGTATCGAAAGAAGCTCATCATTGATGAGGCACTTCCCTATCCTATGGGTATAGCAAGCTACAACACCTTGCAAGCAGGAAGTAAAGGTGGAGCAGGAGCAAAGACGCTCTTTGCTTCCATGGGAGGATCAGTACTCTTTACCATCCTCCGGGACGGGTTTGGAAAAATCCCGGCACTGTTGACCCTATTCAAGGGAAGTGCAATGATCCCTGCCTTCTCCATCTGGGTCAGTCCCATGGCAATGGGAATTGGTGCAATCATAGGTCCACTCTTTGCTTTGCTTTGGTTTGGTGGAGCTATCTTTGGTTACTACATCCTGACCCCTCTGGGAATTCAAGGTGGGTTGTTTGCCTCAATGGCTGAAGCGGATGTATTCCGCTCCAACCTGGGAATTGGATTGATGATCGGAACAGGGCTTGGTGTCTTCTTCAAGGCAGTAGGATCCAAGCTGCTTGCCCAGAAGAAACTTGAAGACAAACCCAAAACAGCATTCAACAGAACCACGCTGGTTGTTGCCTTGGTACTGCTTTTCTCAGTCGTTTTACTATCAATTGGAACAGAACTCGGTCTTATCGAGTCACTTGTCTTGATGGCAGGCATTTATCTTGCCACCTACCTCTCGGGCATGTTGACCGGCCAGACAGGCATCAACCCGATGGAAATATTCGGTATCCTGGTCTTGCTTGTCATCCAGCTGATCGCAAACCCCTCCCTCATCGCTTCCTTCAGCATTGCCGCGGTAGTAGCAGTTGCCTGTGGGTTGACCGGTGATGTCATGAATGACCTAAAGAGTGGCTATCTTCTGAAAACCGATCCAAAGCAACAAATTCTTGGAGAAGGTATAGGGGGAGTCATTGGTGCGGTACTCTCTGTGTTCGTCCTCTTGATCATGAAAGCTTCATTTGGTGGATTTGGAACTGCAGAGTTACCCGCTCCACAGGCAGCTGCAGTATCTGCTATGGTGGGAGGTCTTGGTCATATCCCTGCATTTCTTATCGGACTCGGAATCGGCCTGGTGCTCTACCTTGCAAACATCCCCAGTGCAACCCTCGGGCTTGGTGTATACCTACCAATCTATATCAGTTCCATAATGGGCCTAGGAGCACTTATTTCCGGTGGCTTGAAAGTGGCTCTCAAGAAACGTACTGAGGCAGCGAAACTGCAAGACAAGACTGGATTGGTTGCCAGTGGCTTGTTGGGAGGGGAAGGAATCACGGGTGTAGCCATCGCTATCCTTTCCATGCTGAAGTAG
- the rlmN gene encoding 23S rRNA (adenine(2503)-C(2))-methyltransferase RlmN, whose amino-acid sequence MEQKNTIPRSLYGLDAEAITEVLSLPRAFYGKQIYQWLVKGVTSFDEMTNLPKAERLRLKEVMGSSVSSTVETSETDESGATKMGIRLHDGRVVECVLLIDKRGRHTACLSSQVGCAMGCTFCRTGTMGLLRNLSADEIIEQYIHLLAVSDQPITHIVYMGMGEPLANINPVIQSIHYLHAKESFNISLRRITISTCGVIPGILRLAEQKLPVRLAVSLVSADNRLRSKIMPANEKWDIMALKKALMVYQHVGGKRFTIEYCMLRGINTDEFSAKKLATYVAGMNVVVNLIPWNPAEELPYETPSEDEIDTFCRELDRYRVNYTRRRSRGREINGACGQLAVPINKGLDYELMIDDEDDE is encoded by the coding sequence ATGGAACAAAAAAATACTATTCCACGCTCGCTTTATGGGCTGGATGCAGAAGCTATTACAGAAGTGCTTTCCCTTCCCAGGGCCTTCTACGGAAAACAGATTTATCAGTGGCTCGTCAAGGGAGTCACCTCCTTCGATGAGATGACCAACCTTCCCAAGGCTGAGCGATTACGTCTCAAGGAAGTGATGGGCAGTTCTGTCTCCTCGACAGTGGAAACCAGTGAGACTGATGAGAGTGGAGCCACAAAAATGGGCATCCGTCTCCATGATGGAAGAGTTGTCGAATGTGTCCTACTTATAGACAAGCGTGGCCGGCATACTGCCTGTCTCTCCAGCCAAGTTGGTTGTGCCATGGGATGCACGTTTTGTAGAACAGGTACCATGGGTTTGCTTAGGAACCTCAGTGCCGATGAGATCATCGAGCAATACATTCACCTCCTTGCGGTAAGTGATCAACCCATTACCCATATCGTCTACATGGGAATGGGAGAGCCCTTGGCAAACATCAATCCGGTAATCCAATCGATTCACTACCTGCATGCAAAAGAGAGTTTCAATATTAGCCTGAGGAGGATAACAATCTCCACCTGTGGAGTAATCCCTGGTATCTTGCGGCTTGCAGAGCAGAAACTCCCAGTAAGGCTTGCAGTCTCCTTGGTAAGTGCTGACAACCGCCTCCGCTCGAAGATTATGCCGGCAAATGAGAAGTGGGATATCATGGCTCTGAAGAAAGCTCTGATGGTGTACCAACATGTTGGTGGGAAACGATTCACCATCGAGTACTGCATGTTGCGTGGTATAAATACCGATGAGTTCAGTGCCAAGAAACTTGCTACCTATGTAGCAGGTATGAATGTTGTGGTAAATCTCATCCCCTGGAACCCCGCTGAGGAACTCCCATATGAGACCCCAAGCGAAGATGAGATCGATACCTTCTGCCGTGAACTTGACCGATACCGTGTAAACTATACTAGGCGACGATCACGAGGTAGAGAGATCAACGGTGCATGTGGACAGCTGGCGGTGCCCATCAATAAAGGTCTCGACTACGAGTTGATGATCGATGACGAGGATGATGAGTAA
- a CDS encoding DUF542 domain-containing protein produces the protein MQNIKLSELVKHNPSTTIFLNEHHIDYCCGGDHFLYESIEEQGYEIKSTLKKLDDFIAEQDEKQNKVIAGDVYTMGLRELIVHLLATHHKDERALLSSIDGNLLTLLSAHYSRHKDELREVYTLFSTLHTELMLHFVQEEEEVFPLMQSETTKKAYDKVVSLESDHEAAGDLIKSLIKATNNFTAPSDGCATYRVTYGLLKQLVEDIFLHIYKENSILFAKYAEGVNS, from the coding sequence ATGCAGAACATCAAACTTTCAGAACTGGTTAAACATAATCCCTCTACTACCATTTTCCTGAATGAACATCATATCGACTACTGTTGTGGAGGTGATCACTTCCTGTACGAATCAATTGAGGAGCAAGGATATGAAATCAAGTCCACGCTCAAAAAGTTGGATGACTTTATTGCAGAGCAAGATGAAAAACAAAACAAGGTGATTGCAGGGGATGTCTATACGATGGGCTTGCGTGAACTCATCGTTCACCTCTTAGCAACACACCATAAGGATGAGAGAGCGTTGCTCTCTTCCATCGATGGGAATTTGCTTACCTTGCTTTCAGCTCACTATTCAAGACACAAGGATGAACTACGAGAAGTGTATACCCTCTTCAGTACCCTTCACACTGAACTCATGCTACACTTTGTACAAGAGGAAGAGGAAGTGTTCCCTCTGATGCAGAGCGAGACTACAAAAAAAGCCTATGACAAGGTTGTCTCGCTGGAATCAGACCATGAGGCAGCTGGTGATTTGATTAAGAGCTTGATCAAGGCAACAAATAATTTCACAGCACCTTCTGATGGTTGTGCAACCTATCGGGTCACCTACGGGTTGCTTAAGCAGTTGGTGGAGGATATTTTCTTGCACATCTATAAAGAGAACAGCATCTTGTTTGCAAAGTATGCAGAAGGAGTAAATTCATGA
- a CDS encoding DNA-processing protein DprA: MNATAVKALHYETLVRASGGAESKAGEAFLLASSRLDVTDPLPLHIKEYASFLATQESKVSDAYYHCRPFFEEMGDQVLVIDEHSSFWPSQVNTFAYAPRFLYVQGNISLLKAPSVSVIGTRSPSLEGKQLALQTSHALAKAGYVVASGLALGIDGVAHKGALTSGAPTMAVIGTPLSQCYPKEHAELQAEIAKCGVVVSRFAPSTTTQKWHFLLRNRLMSALSLASVVVEDRDGGGAVRQASFALEQKKYLFIYQSSIENRSILWPRKFAGQSRVFVIRKSDDLPRILKKAMETKRTVGRPKDTAIQLDLFALEE; encoded by the coding sequence ATGAATGCAACAGCAGTCAAGGCCCTGCATTATGAAACACTCGTTAGAGCCTCCGGTGGAGCAGAATCAAAAGCAGGGGAAGCCTTTTTATTGGCTTCCTCTCGCCTTGATGTGACTGATCCACTCCCTTTGCATATCAAAGAGTATGCCTCCTTTCTGGCAACGCAAGAGAGCAAAGTCAGTGATGCCTACTATCATTGTCGACCATTCTTTGAGGAGATGGGTGATCAGGTATTGGTTATTGATGAACACAGTTCCTTCTGGCCTTCCCAGGTAAATACCTTTGCCTATGCTCCGCGTTTTCTCTATGTACAGGGAAATATATCCCTGTTGAAGGCTCCTTCGGTCTCTGTCATCGGGACTCGATCGCCCTCTCTTGAAGGGAAACAATTGGCTTTACAGACATCTCATGCGCTTGCTAAAGCCGGGTATGTGGTTGCAAGTGGACTTGCCCTAGGTATTGACGGGGTGGCCCACAAGGGAGCACTAACATCTGGTGCCCCTACCATGGCGGTCATCGGGACCCCGCTCTCTCAATGTTATCCAAAGGAACACGCAGAGTTGCAAGCTGAAATAGCTAAATGTGGAGTGGTAGTCAGTCGATTTGCTCCTTCAACTACCACCCAGAAATGGCATTTCCTGCTTCGTAACCGCTTGATGAGTGCCTTGAGTCTTGCATCTGTGGTTGTAGAGGACCGTGATGGGGGAGGGGCTGTGCGGCAGGCTTCTTTTGCCTTGGAACAGAAAAAGTATCTCTTCATCTACCAAAGCAGCATAGAGAACCGGAGTATCCTTTGGCCCCGAAAGTTTGCAGGCCAAAGCCGTGTCTTTGTGATCAGGAAGAGTGATGACCTTCCCCGTATTCTGAAGAAGGCGATGGAGACAAAAAGAACTGTTGGAAGACCCAAGGATACTGCAATACAGCTCGATTTGTTCGCTTTGGAAGAGTAA
- the hflX gene encoding GTPase HflX, producing MGSTQTEDTEKNISGLDIQDERQRAMLLVLVNSEDTLQTAQNRAQELEALVDTMGPLTIHTEHIPLRKVHSATMIGSGKVEQIKALIEEKEPDLIVFDCPISPRVQRNLESILSICVIDRDEVILQIFADRAATKEAVLQVELARLEYSLPRLTRRWTSLGRQHGGVKGTRGEGEKQLELDRRQIQEKIVSLKAQLEKVVQQRNTQRSQRMNTNIPTGAIVGYTNSGKSSLLNALTSAGVLAENKLFATLDPTTRKVKLPGGEEILLSDTVGFVSDLPHHLVQAFKSTLEEARFADFLIIVCDAAHPNMLASYTTTVEVLEDLGCTDKPAIVLANKMDMVSDSFAVSRLKSLYPVVVETSIKEGTGLESLLEQITKTLGELYPTATYFLPNSRHDLVAHIHRHGQVESIDYQGEGILVRTRIQPRFQGPLSEFRKS from the coding sequence ATGGGTAGTACACAAACAGAAGACACTGAAAAGAATATTTCCGGCCTCGATATACAAGATGAACGACAGAGAGCAATGCTCTTGGTTCTTGTAAACAGTGAAGACACACTACAAACCGCACAAAACCGTGCACAAGAACTGGAAGCCTTGGTAGACACCATGGGTCCTCTTACCATTCATACTGAGCATATCCCGCTCAGGAAGGTGCACAGTGCAACCATGATCGGAAGCGGTAAGGTGGAACAGATCAAGGCACTGATAGAAGAAAAAGAGCCTGACCTGATCGTCTTCGACTGTCCGATCAGTCCTCGTGTGCAGCGCAACCTGGAGAGCATTCTCTCCATTTGTGTGATAGACCGTGATGAAGTCATCCTTCAGATCTTTGCAGACAGAGCGGCAACCAAGGAAGCAGTGCTGCAGGTTGAACTCGCACGACTCGAATATTCGCTTCCCAGACTCACGAGAAGATGGACCAGTCTCGGACGGCAACACGGTGGAGTGAAGGGAACCCGTGGAGAGGGTGAGAAACAGCTTGAGCTCGATAGACGGCAGATTCAAGAAAAAATTGTCAGCTTGAAAGCTCAGTTGGAAAAAGTAGTACAACAACGCAATACCCAACGTAGCCAGCGAATGAATACGAACATTCCAACGGGTGCCATTGTTGGATATACCAACAGCGGCAAGTCCAGCCTGCTCAATGCCCTCACCAGTGCAGGGGTCCTTGCAGAGAACAAGCTCTTTGCGACCCTGGATCCCACCACCAGGAAGGTTAAACTTCCAGGAGGAGAAGAGATTCTGCTCTCCGATACTGTCGGATTTGTCAGTGATCTGCCCCACCACCTGGTCCAGGCATTCAAGAGCACGCTGGAGGAAGCCCGCTTTGCAGATTTTCTCATCATTGTCTGTGATGCAGCCCATCCCAATATGCTCGCAAGCTACACGACCACCGTTGAGGTACTTGAGGATCTTGGCTGCACTGATAAACCAGCCATTGTGCTGGCAAACAAGATGGATATGGTAAGTGACTCTTTTGCTGTCAGCAGGCTCAAGTCACTCTACCCCGTGGTAGTTGAGACCTCCATCAAAGAGGGCACCGGTCTCGAATCCCTGCTTGAGCAGATTACCAAGACCCTTGGTGAACTCTATCCCACGGCAACCTATTTCCTCCCCAACTCCCGCCATGACCTGGTTGCACATATCCACCGCCATGGACAGGTTGAGTCTATTGACTACCAAGGGGAGGGAATCTTGGTAAGAACGAGAATCCAGCCTCGGTTCCAGGGTCCGCTCAGTGAGTTCCGTAAGTCATAA
- a CDS encoding Crp/Fnr family transcriptional regulator, whose product MIRQIELAPGSVLFREGDSSDSLYLVRKGSLKLVRYGSDGSEYILDTLFPGDFYGGDQLFLSSVARETGVAAEILGICMIKADEFQHLILQKPEIALKAMTYLNAKLDQYRLQVEILSTSDVQKRICMYLSERYRKTGSTTLHLTQDEIGSALHLTKETVNRKLSSLKEEGILCVEGKGKIQILDMAKLEAISFEN is encoded by the coding sequence TTGATCCGGCAGATCGAGCTTGCCCCTGGTTCTGTGTTGTTTCGTGAAGGGGACAGTTCAGACAGTCTCTATCTTGTAAGGAAAGGGTCCCTTAAGTTGGTTCGTTATGGGAGTGACGGCTCAGAGTATATTCTCGATACACTCTTTCCGGGGGATTTCTATGGAGGTGACCAGCTCTTTCTCTCCAGCGTCGCCAGGGAGACCGGTGTAGCAGCGGAAATTCTCGGGATATGCATGATCAAGGCGGATGAGTTCCAGCATCTGATTCTTCAGAAACCTGAGATTGCCTTGAAAGCCATGACCTATTTGAACGCAAAACTCGACCAATATCGCCTGCAGGTTGAGATACTCTCCACATCTGACGTGCAGAAACGTATCTGCATGTACCTATCGGAGCGATATCGGAAAACAGGAAGTACCACCTTGCATCTTACCCAGGATGAAATCGGCAGCGCACTCCACCTAACCAAGGAGACCGTGAACCGGAAACTTTCTTCCTTGAAAGAGGAAGGGATTCTTTGTGTTGAAGGGAAGGGGAAAATCCAGATTCTTGATATGGCAAAATTGGAAGCAATTTCCTTTGAAAATTGA